The following proteins come from a genomic window of Drosophila sulfurigaster albostrigata strain 15112-1811.04 chromosome X, ASM2355843v2, whole genome shotgun sequence:
- the LOC133847298 gene encoding protein retinal degeneration B isoform X6 yields the protein MLIKEYRIPLPLTVEEYRIAQLYMIAKKSREESHGEGSGVEIIINEPYKDGPGGNGQYTKKIYHVGSHLPGWIKSLLPKSALTVEEEAWNAYPYTRTRYTCPFVEKFSLDIETYYHPDNGYQDNVFQLSGSDLRNRVVDVIDIVKDQLWGGDYVKEEDPKHFVSDKTGRGPLGDDWLEEYWREVKGKKQPTPRNMSLMTAYKICRVEFRYWGMQTKLEKFIHDVALRKTMLRAHRQAWAWQDEWHGLTIEDIRELELQTQLALAKKMGSGEECSDESTSEPYVSSATVAPQLGERKKSAPAVPPIVTQQPPSAEASSDEDDDDDDEEDENDGVGTGVELGAQSSSNQRSRSQSIQLANKAKFGSKGALHSPVGSAHSFDLQVANWRMERLEVDSKSNSDEEFFDCLDTNETNSLAKWSSLELLGEGDDSPPPHGGSSSGSGGGGGASGRHKQDDSIFNQDFLMRVASERGNKRQLRSSASIDRSHDSSPPGSPSTPSCPTTILVMVVHAGSVLDAASELTAKKSDVTTFRGSFEAVMRQHYPNLLTHMTIKMVPCPSICTDALGILSSLSPYSFDASPSAADIPNIADVPIGAIPLLAVASPEFQETVNKTVAAANIVYHEFLKSEEGHGFSGQIVMLGDSMGSLLAYEALCRGNGSATQPNTSSNQSQTPATGAGGDGSCRMSRMDDDERFIDSDLDAKRLLVAPSPRRRRSSSSSDSRATKLDFEVSDFFMFGSPLSVVLAARKLHDAKAALARPNCHQVYNLFHPTDPIASRLEPLLSARFSILSPVNVPRYAKYPLGNGQPLHLLEVIQSHPQHFNDGNNLLAGRRLSDASMQSTISGLIENVSLSTIHSLQNKWWGTKRLDYALYCPEGLSNFPAHALPHLFHASYWESPDVIAFILRQIGKFEGIPFVGSNDDKDNASFHPGQPREKWIKKRTSVKLKNVAANHRANDVIVQEGREQRLNARFMYGPLDMITLHGERVDVHIMKDPPAGEWTFLTTEMTDKNGRISYSIPDQLSLGYGIYPVKMVVRGDHTSVDCYMAVVPPMTECVVFSIDGSFTASMSVTGRDPKVRAGAVDVCRHWQELGYLLIYITGRPDMQQQRVVSWLSQHNFPHGLISFADGLSTDPLGHKTAYLNNLVQNHGISITAAYGSSKDISVYTNVGMRHEQIFIVGKVSKKLQSNATVLTEGYAAHLAGLQAVGGSRPAKGNARMVIPRGCFNLPGQSANPRRRRYLERKTVSSCCLMVFQTT from the exons ATGCTGATCAAGGAGTACCGCATACCTTTGCCCCTCACCGTTGAGGAGTATCGCATTGCCCAACTGTACATGATAGCG AAAAAGAGCCGCGAGGAGAGTCATGGCGAAGGTAGCGGCGTTGAGATTATTATCAATGAACCATATAAAGATGGACCCGGCGGCAATGGACAGTATACGAAAAAAATCTATCATGTCGGCAGTCATTTACCCGGCTGGATTAAAA GTCTGCTGCCCAAAAGCGCGCTAACCGTGGAGGAGGAAGCCTGGAATGCTTATCCGTATACACGCACTCGTTATACCTGCCCATTTGTGGAGAAATTTTCGCTGGACATTGAGACGTATTATCATCCCGACAATGGCTATCAGGATAATGTGTTTCAGCTGTCGGGCAGTGATCTACGCAATCGCGTTGTAG ATGTGATTGACATTGTCAAGGATCAGCTATGGGGCGGAGATTATGTGAAGGAAGAGGATCCCAAGCATTTCGTATCGGACAAGACGGGACGTGGTCCGCTCGGCGATGATTGGCTTGAGGAGTATTGGCGCGAAGTGAAGGGGAAGAAGCAGCCAACGCCACGGAATATGTCGCTAATGACCGCCTATAAGATATGCCGTGTCGAGTTTCGCTATTGGGGCATGCAAACCAAGCTGGAGAAGTTCATACACGATGTCGCGTTGCGCAAGACAATGCTACGCGCCCATCGTCAGGCCTGGGCGTGGCAGGACGAATGGCATGGCCTCACCATCGAGGACATACGCGAGCTTGAGTTGCAAACGCAGTTGGCGTTGGCCAAGAAAATGGGCAGTGGCGAGGAATGCAGTGATG AAAGCACCTCTGAGCCGTATGTGAGCAGCGCCACAGTTGCCCCACAATTGGGTGAGCGAAAGAAATCTGCTCCGGCTGTGCCACCAATTGTCACCCAGCAACCGCCCAGCGCAGAGGCGAGCTCGGATGaggatgatgacgacgatgatgaggagGATGAAAACGATGGAGTGGGCACTGGCGTTGAGCTGGGTgcccaaagcagcagcaatcaacGGTCTCGTTCCCAAAGCATTCAGTTGGCCAATAAAGCAAAGTTTGGCTCAAAGGGCGCTCTCCACTCGCCGGTGGGTTCGGCGCACAGTTTTGATCTGCAG GTGGCCAACTGGCGCATGGAACGTCTTGAGGTTGACTCCAAGTCCAATTCAGATGAGGAGTTCTTCGATTGTCTGG ACACAAATGAGACAAATTCCCTGGCCAAATGGAGTTCACTGGAGCTGCTTGGCGAAGGAGACGACAGTCCGCCTCCGCATGGTGGCAGCTCGAGCGGCAGCGGTGGAGGCGGCGGTGCCAGTGGACGGCATAAGCAGGACGATAGCATATTCAATCAGGACTTTCTAATGCGTGTCGCATCGGAGCGCGGCAATAAGCGACAGCTGCGCTCCTCGGCGAGCATCGATCGCAGTCACGACTCATCGCCCCCAGGATCGCCGAGTACACCCTCTTGCCCCACCACCATACTGGTGATGGTGGTGCATGCCGGCAGCGTGCTGGACGCGGCCAGTGAATTGACCGCCAAGAAATCGGATGTAACCACATTCCGTGGCTCATTCGAGGCCGTTATGCGTCAGCATTATCCCAACCTGCTGACGCATATGACGATCAAAATGGTGCCGTGTCCATCGATATGCACCGATGCCCTTGGCATCCTCTCCAGCCTCAGTCCGTACTCGTTTGATGCCTCACCATCGGCCGCCGATATACCCAACATAGCGGATGTACCCATCGGTGCCATTCCGTTGCTGGCTGTGGCATCGCCCGAATTCCAGGAGACGGTCAACAAAACGGTGGCCGCTGCCAATATTGTGTATCATGAGTTCCTCAAATCGGAGGAGGGTCACGGCTTCTCCGGCCAAATTGTCATGCTGGGCGATTCGATGGGTTCGCTGCTCGCCTACGAGGCGCTTTGTCGCGGCAATGGCAGCGCCACACAGCCGAATACATCGTCCAACCAATCACAGACACCAGCGACGGGTGCGGGTGGCGATGGCAGTTGCCGCATGTCACGCATGGACGATGATGAGCGTTTTATTGATTCCGATTTGGATGCCAAACGTTTGTTGGTCGCCCCATCGCCGCGACGTCGTCGCTCCAGTTCGTCGAGTGATTCGCGTGCCACGAAATTGGATTTCGAAGTCAGTGATTTCTTTATGTTTGGCTCACCGTTGTCCGTGGTGTTGGCCGCACGTAAATTGCACGATGCCAAGGCGGCGCTGGCACGTCCCAATTGCCATCAGGTGTACAATCTGTTCCATCCAACCGATCCAATTGCCTCGCGTCTCGAGCCGTTGCTCAGTGCTCGCTTCTCCATATTGTCGCCGGTGAATGTGCCGCGCTATGCCAAATATCCGTTGGGCAATGGACAGCCCCTGCATTTAT TGGAGGTCATACAATCGCATCCGCAGCATTTCAATGATGGCAATAATCTGTTGGCTGGCAGACGTTTATCCGATGCCTCCATGCAGAGCACCATCTCTGGTCTTATCGAGAATGTCTCGCTCAGCACGATACACTCAT TGCAAAACAAATGGTGGGGCACCAAGCGCTTGGACTATGCGCTCTACTGTCCAGAGGGTTTGAGCAACTTCCCTGCACACGCATTGCCGCATTTGTTCCATGCCAGCTACTGGGAGAGTCCCGATGTGATTGCCTTTATACTGCGACAAATTGGTAAATTCGAGGGCATACCGTTCGTGGGCTCCAACGATGACAAGGACAATGCCTCGTTTCATCCGGGACAACCGCGCGAAAAGTGGATCAAGAAGCGCACGTCGGTTAAACTGAAGAATGTGGCTGCGAATCATCGGGCCAACGATGTGATTGTGCAAGAGGGGCGTGAGCAGCGTTTGAATGCGCGCTTCATGTACGGCCCGTTGGATATGATAACGTTGCATGGGGAGCGGGTGGATGTGCATATTATGAAGGATCCGCCGGCGGGTGAATGGACATTCCTAACCACCGAAATGACCGACAAGAATGGACGCATCTCGTACAGTATACCCGATCAATTGTCACTTGGTTATGGCATCTATCCGGTCAAGATGGTGGTGCGTGGCGATCACACCTCTGTCGATTGTTATATGGCCGTGGTGCCGCCAATGACGGAATGTGTTGTATTCAGCATCGATGGTTCCTTCACCGCATCCATGTCGGTGACCGGACGTGATCCGAAAGTCCGTGCCGGTGCCGTCGACGTCTGTCGCCATTGGCAAGAGTTGGGCTATTTGCTCATCTATATCACGGGTCGACCCGATATGCAGCAACAGCGTGTCGTCTCGTGGCTGAGTCAGCATAACTTTCCACACGGTCTTATCTCGTTCGCCGATGGTTTATCCACCGATCCGTTGGGTCACAAGACCGCCTATCTCAATAATCTCGTGCAAAATCATGGAATCTCAATTACCGCCGCCTATGGCAGTAGCAAGGATATTAGTGTGTACACCAATGTGGGCATGCGACACGAACAAATCTTTATTGTTGGCAAG GTCAGCAAGAAATTGCAATCGAATGCAACGGTGCTGACCGAGGGCTATGCCGCTCATTTGGCCGGTCTCCAGGCAGTTGGTGGCTCTCGGCCGGCAAAGGGCAATGCACGCATGGTCATACCTCGAGGTTGCTTCAATCTGCCCGGGCAATCCGCGAATCCGAGGCGCAGAAG
- the LOC133847298 gene encoding protein retinal degeneration B isoform X4: MLIKEYRIPLPLTVEEYRIAQLYMIAKKSREESHGEGSGVEIIINEPYKDGPGGNGQYTKKIYHVGSHLPGWIKSLLPKSALTVEEEAWNAYPYTRTRYTCPFVEKFSLDIETYYHPDNGYQDNVFQLSGSDLRNRVVDVIDIVKDQLWGGDYVKEEDPKHFVSDKTGRGPLGDDWLEEYWREVKGKKQPTPRNMSLMTAYKICRVEFRYWGMQTKLEKFIHDVALRKTMLRAHRQAWAWQDEWHGLTIEDIRELELQTQLALAKKMGSGEECSDESTSEPYVSSATVAPQLGERKKSAPAVPPIVTQQPPSAEASSDEDDDDDDEEDENDGVGTGVELGAQSSSNQRSRSQSIQLANKAKFGSKGALHSPVGSAHSFDLQPTKPHAKTAPRRHVANWRMERLEVDSKSNSDEEFFDCLDTNETNSLAKWSSLELLGEGDDSPPPHGGSSSGSGGGGGASGRHKQDDSIFNQDFLMRVASERGNKRQLRSSASIDRSHDSSPPGSPSTPSCPTTILVMVVHAGSVLDAASELTAKKSDVTTFRGSFEAVMRQHYPNLLTHMTIKMVPCPSICTDALGILSSLSPYSFDASPSAADIPNIADVPIGAIPLLAVASPEFQETVNKTVAAANIVYHEFLKSEEGHGFSGQIVMLGDSMGSLLAYEALCRGNGSATQPNTSSNQSQTPATGAGGDGSCRMSRMDDDERFIDSDLDAKRLLVAPSPRRRRSSSSSDSRATKLDFEVSDFFMFGSPLSVVLAARKLHDAKAALARPNCHQVYNLFHPTDPIASRLEPLLSARFSILSPVNVPRYAKYPLGNGQPLHLLEVIQSHPQHFNDGNNLLAGRRLSDASMQSTISGLIENVSLSTIHSLQNKWWGTKRLDYALYCPEGLSNFPAHALPHLFHASYWESPDVIAFILRQIGKFEGIPFVGSNDDKDNASFHPGQPREKWIKKRTSVKLKNVAANHRANDVIVQEGREQRLNARFMYGPLDMITLHGERVDVHIMKDPPAGEWTFLTTEMTDKNGRISYSIPDQLSLGYGIYPVKMVVRGDHTSVDCYMAVVPPMTECVVFSIDGSFTASMSVTGRDPKVRAGAVDVCRHWQELGYLLIYITGRPDMQQQRVVSWLSQHNFPHGLISFADGLSTDPLGHKTAYLNNLVQNHGISITAAYGSSKDISVYTNVGMRHEQIFIVGKVSKKLQSNATVLTEGYAAHLAGLQAVGGSRPAKGNARMVIPRGCFNLPGQSANPRRRRYLERKTVSSCCLMVFQTT, translated from the exons ATGCTGATCAAGGAGTACCGCATACCTTTGCCCCTCACCGTTGAGGAGTATCGCATTGCCCAACTGTACATGATAGCG AAAAAGAGCCGCGAGGAGAGTCATGGCGAAGGTAGCGGCGTTGAGATTATTATCAATGAACCATATAAAGATGGACCCGGCGGCAATGGACAGTATACGAAAAAAATCTATCATGTCGGCAGTCATTTACCCGGCTGGATTAAAA GTCTGCTGCCCAAAAGCGCGCTAACCGTGGAGGAGGAAGCCTGGAATGCTTATCCGTATACACGCACTCGTTATACCTGCCCATTTGTGGAGAAATTTTCGCTGGACATTGAGACGTATTATCATCCCGACAATGGCTATCAGGATAATGTGTTTCAGCTGTCGGGCAGTGATCTACGCAATCGCGTTGTAG ATGTGATTGACATTGTCAAGGATCAGCTATGGGGCGGAGATTATGTGAAGGAAGAGGATCCCAAGCATTTCGTATCGGACAAGACGGGACGTGGTCCGCTCGGCGATGATTGGCTTGAGGAGTATTGGCGCGAAGTGAAGGGGAAGAAGCAGCCAACGCCACGGAATATGTCGCTAATGACCGCCTATAAGATATGCCGTGTCGAGTTTCGCTATTGGGGCATGCAAACCAAGCTGGAGAAGTTCATACACGATGTCGCGTTGCGCAAGACAATGCTACGCGCCCATCGTCAGGCCTGGGCGTGGCAGGACGAATGGCATGGCCTCACCATCGAGGACATACGCGAGCTTGAGTTGCAAACGCAGTTGGCGTTGGCCAAGAAAATGGGCAGTGGCGAGGAATGCAGTGATG AAAGCACCTCTGAGCCGTATGTGAGCAGCGCCACAGTTGCCCCACAATTGGGTGAGCGAAAGAAATCTGCTCCGGCTGTGCCACCAATTGTCACCCAGCAACCGCCCAGCGCAGAGGCGAGCTCGGATGaggatgatgacgacgatgatgaggagGATGAAAACGATGGAGTGGGCACTGGCGTTGAGCTGGGTgcccaaagcagcagcaatcaacGGTCTCGTTCCCAAAGCATTCAGTTGGCCAATAAAGCAAAGTTTGGCTCAAAGGGCGCTCTCCACTCGCCGGTGGGTTCGGCGCACAGTTTTGATCTGCAG CCCACAAAACCGCATGCAAAGACAGCGCCACGCCGACAT GTGGCCAACTGGCGCATGGAACGTCTTGAGGTTGACTCCAAGTCCAATTCAGATGAGGAGTTCTTCGATTGTCTGG ACACAAATGAGACAAATTCCCTGGCCAAATGGAGTTCACTGGAGCTGCTTGGCGAAGGAGACGACAGTCCGCCTCCGCATGGTGGCAGCTCGAGCGGCAGCGGTGGAGGCGGCGGTGCCAGTGGACGGCATAAGCAGGACGATAGCATATTCAATCAGGACTTTCTAATGCGTGTCGCATCGGAGCGCGGCAATAAGCGACAGCTGCGCTCCTCGGCGAGCATCGATCGCAGTCACGACTCATCGCCCCCAGGATCGCCGAGTACACCCTCTTGCCCCACCACCATACTGGTGATGGTGGTGCATGCCGGCAGCGTGCTGGACGCGGCCAGTGAATTGACCGCCAAGAAATCGGATGTAACCACATTCCGTGGCTCATTCGAGGCCGTTATGCGTCAGCATTATCCCAACCTGCTGACGCATATGACGATCAAAATGGTGCCGTGTCCATCGATATGCACCGATGCCCTTGGCATCCTCTCCAGCCTCAGTCCGTACTCGTTTGATGCCTCACCATCGGCCGCCGATATACCCAACATAGCGGATGTACCCATCGGTGCCATTCCGTTGCTGGCTGTGGCATCGCCCGAATTCCAGGAGACGGTCAACAAAACGGTGGCCGCTGCCAATATTGTGTATCATGAGTTCCTCAAATCGGAGGAGGGTCACGGCTTCTCCGGCCAAATTGTCATGCTGGGCGATTCGATGGGTTCGCTGCTCGCCTACGAGGCGCTTTGTCGCGGCAATGGCAGCGCCACACAGCCGAATACATCGTCCAACCAATCACAGACACCAGCGACGGGTGCGGGTGGCGATGGCAGTTGCCGCATGTCACGCATGGACGATGATGAGCGTTTTATTGATTCCGATTTGGATGCCAAACGTTTGTTGGTCGCCCCATCGCCGCGACGTCGTCGCTCCAGTTCGTCGAGTGATTCGCGTGCCACGAAATTGGATTTCGAAGTCAGTGATTTCTTTATGTTTGGCTCACCGTTGTCCGTGGTGTTGGCCGCACGTAAATTGCACGATGCCAAGGCGGCGCTGGCACGTCCCAATTGCCATCAGGTGTACAATCTGTTCCATCCAACCGATCCAATTGCCTCGCGTCTCGAGCCGTTGCTCAGTGCTCGCTTCTCCATATTGTCGCCGGTGAATGTGCCGCGCTATGCCAAATATCCGTTGGGCAATGGACAGCCCCTGCATTTAT TGGAGGTCATACAATCGCATCCGCAGCATTTCAATGATGGCAATAATCTGTTGGCTGGCAGACGTTTATCCGATGCCTCCATGCAGAGCACCATCTCTGGTCTTATCGAGAATGTCTCGCTCAGCACGATACACTCAT TGCAAAACAAATGGTGGGGCACCAAGCGCTTGGACTATGCGCTCTACTGTCCAGAGGGTTTGAGCAACTTCCCTGCACACGCATTGCCGCATTTGTTCCATGCCAGCTACTGGGAGAGTCCCGATGTGATTGCCTTTATACTGCGACAAATTGGTAAATTCGAGGGCATACCGTTCGTGGGCTCCAACGATGACAAGGACAATGCCTCGTTTCATCCGGGACAACCGCGCGAAAAGTGGATCAAGAAGCGCACGTCGGTTAAACTGAAGAATGTGGCTGCGAATCATCGGGCCAACGATGTGATTGTGCAAGAGGGGCGTGAGCAGCGTTTGAATGCGCGCTTCATGTACGGCCCGTTGGATATGATAACGTTGCATGGGGAGCGGGTGGATGTGCATATTATGAAGGATCCGCCGGCGGGTGAATGGACATTCCTAACCACCGAAATGACCGACAAGAATGGACGCATCTCGTACAGTATACCCGATCAATTGTCACTTGGTTATGGCATCTATCCGGTCAAGATGGTGGTGCGTGGCGATCACACCTCTGTCGATTGTTATATGGCCGTGGTGCCGCCAATGACGGAATGTGTTGTATTCAGCATCGATGGTTCCTTCACCGCATCCATGTCGGTGACCGGACGTGATCCGAAAGTCCGTGCCGGTGCCGTCGACGTCTGTCGCCATTGGCAAGAGTTGGGCTATTTGCTCATCTATATCACGGGTCGACCCGATATGCAGCAACAGCGTGTCGTCTCGTGGCTGAGTCAGCATAACTTTCCACACGGTCTTATCTCGTTCGCCGATGGTTTATCCACCGATCCGTTGGGTCACAAGACCGCCTATCTCAATAATCTCGTGCAAAATCATGGAATCTCAATTACCGCCGCCTATGGCAGTAGCAAGGATATTAGTGTGTACACCAATGTGGGCATGCGACACGAACAAATCTTTATTGTTGGCAAG GTCAGCAAGAAATTGCAATCGAATGCAACGGTGCTGACCGAGGGCTATGCCGCTCATTTGGCCGGTCTCCAGGCAGTTGGTGGCTCTCGGCCGGCAAAGGGCAATGCACGCATGGTCATACCTCGAGGTTGCTTCAATCTGCCCGGGCAATCCGCGAATCCGAGGCGCAGAAG